The proteins below are encoded in one region of Paenibacillus albus:
- a CDS encoding MMPL family transporter — MSTSWLEKAILSFGSRKGRWMTLLAWLFIVIMLNMLLPKASELKDDALSNLSTNKPSVQSQRLIDEQFPSEAGVPALLTWHRSTGITDQDLQGFQELSKQITSHPVPFQASLVPYDQIPLPALKEQLSTDGTTFIQAVFFDKKADSDELKQGLNELEKQVNVIFSGTEPFHNALDSSSELAVRASGPAGIAVDATELFSNADVSLLLATVAIVLVFLLFIYRSPVLALIPLAAVGFAYGAITPLLGWMADIGLIAYDSQSLSIMTVLLFGAGTDYCLFLITRYRSELRKESNKFMALKQAFRGSSGAIAMSGLTVVISLFALLLANYGSIQRFAVPFSLAILVMMVASLTLVPALLAILGRASFYPFVPRTASMELSRATKKGKSAPARRSKPTLGERLGESVVRKPKQITLITTIILVIFVLFATQIKYTFDTLSTFPADMPSREGFTLIADHFNAGELAPVQVIVRMDKPIPKLESNLASLSFVKHVSPSTVGKTDSHLYKYEVELAVNPYSNEAIQHIPELRQSVEQTLADAGQTNIANQVWIGGQTADQYDTRQTTNRDAAIIIPVIIVLIALLLLAYLRSIVATIYLIATVLLSYFSALGLGWIVLHYIFGADAIQGLIPLYSFVFIVALGEDYNIFMISSIWKKARHMPLQQAIKEGVSQTSSVITSAGLILAGTFAVLATLPIQVLVQFGTITAIGVLLDTFIVRPFLVPAITVLCGHRAFWPAKAHHWDDKQVVIADSN, encoded by the coding sequence ATGTCTACTTCCTGGTTAGAAAAAGCAATCCTTTCATTTGGAAGCCGCAAGGGGCGATGGATGACTCTATTGGCGTGGTTATTCATCGTCATTATGTTAAATATGCTGCTGCCTAAAGCAAGTGAGTTAAAGGATGATGCACTAAGCAATTTAAGCACGAACAAACCTTCTGTACAATCTCAACGGCTAATCGACGAACAATTTCCTTCAGAAGCCGGCGTTCCAGCATTATTAACCTGGCATAGAAGCACAGGAATCACGGATCAAGATCTACAGGGTTTTCAAGAACTCTCGAAGCAGATCACCTCGCATCCGGTACCGTTTCAAGCTAGCTTAGTTCCATATGATCAAATACCTCTTCCTGCACTAAAAGAGCAGCTCTCGACCGATGGAACAACTTTTATTCAAGCCGTTTTTTTCGACAAGAAAGCCGATAGCGATGAGCTAAAGCAAGGACTAAATGAGCTTGAGAAACAAGTGAATGTGATCTTCTCCGGTACAGAGCCCTTTCACAATGCGCTTGATTCAAGTTCCGAGCTTGCTGTCCGTGCTTCGGGACCAGCAGGCATAGCCGTTGATGCAACAGAATTGTTCAGTAACGCTGACGTTTCTTTGCTTCTTGCGACGGTGGCAATCGTACTTGTGTTCCTGCTATTTATTTACCGCTCCCCTGTGCTCGCACTCATCCCATTAGCTGCGGTCGGCTTTGCTTATGGCGCTATAACGCCGCTGCTTGGTTGGATGGCCGACATCGGTTTGATTGCATATGATTCCCAAAGCTTATCTATCATGACGGTACTATTGTTTGGTGCAGGCACTGATTATTGTTTATTTCTAATTACGCGTTACCGCAGTGAGCTTCGAAAAGAATCTAACAAGTTCATGGCGTTAAAACAAGCTTTCCGCGGATCTTCCGGTGCGATTGCAATGAGCGGGCTTACTGTTGTCATCTCGCTATTCGCATTGTTGCTGGCTAATTACGGCAGTATCCAGCGTTTCGCCGTTCCTTTCAGCTTGGCTATCCTGGTCATGATGGTTGCTAGCTTGACGCTTGTCCCGGCTTTATTAGCCATCCTGGGCCGAGCTTCTTTCTATCCGTTCGTACCTCGCACGGCTTCAATGGAGCTCTCTCGTGCTACGAAGAAAGGGAAGTCTGCTCCAGCGCGGCGTTCCAAACCGACTTTAGGCGAACGCTTGGGCGAAAGTGTCGTTCGAAAACCGAAACAAATCACGCTTATTACAACGATTATTCTCGTTATATTCGTACTGTTTGCAACCCAAATCAAATATACCTTTGACACCCTTTCTACGTTTCCGGCCGACATGCCCTCTCGTGAAGGCTTTACGTTAATTGCCGATCATTTCAATGCCGGGGAACTTGCGCCAGTTCAAGTAATCGTAAGAATGGATAAGCCCATTCCTAAACTCGAATCGAATCTCGCTTCACTATCTTTTGTGAAGCATGTCTCTCCCTCCACTGTTGGAAAGACAGATTCTCATTTATATAAGTACGAGGTCGAGCTGGCAGTCAATCCATACTCTAATGAGGCGATTCAGCATATTCCCGAACTACGGCAATCTGTCGAACAAACCTTAGCGGATGCCGGTCAAACAAATATCGCTAATCAGGTATGGATCGGTGGTCAAACAGCGGATCAATACGACACGAGACAAACAACAAACAGGGACGCAGCGATTATCATCCCGGTCATTATTGTGCTTATCGCTTTACTGTTACTCGCTTACCTGCGCTCAATCGTGGCTACCATTTATCTAATCGCAACCGTACTTCTATCCTACTTCAGCGCGCTGGGACTTGGATGGATCGTGCTTCATTACATTTTTGGTGCAGATGCGATTCAAGGACTTATCCCTTTATATTCGTTCGTTTTCATCGTAGCGCTCGGTGAGGACTATAATATCTTCATGATTTCAAGCATCTGGAAAAAAGCGCGCCATATGCCGCTTCAACAAGCTATTAAAGAAGGCGTTTCGCAAACAAGCTCCGTCATTACATCAGCTGGTCTCATATTGGCAGGTACTTTTGCGGTGCTCGCAACGTTACCTATTCAAGTGCTGGTTCAATTCGGGACGATAACTGCTATCGGGGTACTTCTAGACACCTTCATCGTACGCCCATTCCTTGTTCCTGCAATTACGGTGCTCTGCGGTCATCGTGCTTTTTGGCCAGCCAAGGCTCATCATTGGGACGATAAGCAAGTCGTTATCGCAGACTCCAATTAA
- a CDS encoding TetR/AcrR family transcriptional regulator: protein MSRRKAQQSLETHALIIRTAKELFMKSGYRAISTRQISDACGLTQPALYHHFADKQSIYVEVMLSICEGTKHILERIIRREPDIKPCLYQITYYMMANHPEDLSRMFHDIRHELSPQHQRTIYERWREAYLVPVISVFEEGQRNGSLRSSSQFGVDPENAARLLMGMINQSLASASTGAAFVNSASAPATSSRDWENTSKMLVNVLLFGLSVDNRLSSD from the coding sequence ATGAGTCGAAGAAAAGCCCAGCAGTCCCTAGAAACTCACGCCTTAATTATACGGACTGCGAAAGAACTATTCATGAAGTCAGGTTACCGTGCAATTTCCACCAGGCAAATCTCAGATGCATGCGGGCTAACTCAACCCGCGCTGTATCACCATTTCGCCGATAAGCAATCGATTTATGTAGAAGTCATGCTTTCTATCTGTGAAGGAACAAAACATATCCTTGAACGCATTATCAGAAGAGAACCGGATATTAAACCATGTTTGTATCAAATCACTTATTATATGATGGCTAATCATCCCGAAGATTTGAGCCGTATGTTTCACGATATTAGGCACGAATTATCCCCGCAGCATCAACGCACCATCTATGAGCGGTGGCGCGAAGCGTATCTTGTTCCAGTTATCTCCGTCTTCGAGGAAGGCCAGCGAAACGGCAGCCTGCGAAGTTCATCGCAATTCGGTGTGGATCCCGAGAACGCAGCTCGACTATTAATGGGAATGATTAATCAGTCATTAGCATCAGCTTCAACAGGTGCTGCATTTGTGAACTCAGCGTCCGCTCCCGCAACCAGCTCAAGAGACTGGGAAAACACATCAAAAATGCTTGTGAATGTACTGCTTTTCGGACTGTCAGTGGATAACCGCCTCTCTTCGGATTGA
- a CDS encoding sugar phosphate nucleotidyltransferase: protein MKGIILAGGTGSRLRPMTSIVNKHLLPVGNYPMIHYALDKMADAGIDDILLVIGKHSAGLYVDYIGSGASWSVHVTYKIQEEAGGIAQALGLAESFVGPGEKLLVLLGDNLFEDSLKTVVNEFETSDKGAEVFLKKVADPRRYGVPVLENGLISSIQEKPEQPPSEYAVTGMYLYDSDVFEIIRSLKPSARGELEITDVNNVYAGQGRLGYRLLTGWWTDAGTQLSLLDAGLWLSGNGNA, encoded by the coding sequence ATGAAAGGCATCATTTTAGCCGGCGGAACAGGCTCTCGGCTGCGACCAATGACAAGCATTGTCAATAAACATCTATTGCCCGTCGGCAATTATCCAATGATTCACTATGCCCTCGATAAAATGGCCGATGCGGGCATCGATGACATCTTGCTCGTCATCGGAAAGCATTCCGCAGGTTTATACGTGGATTATATCGGGAGCGGGGCATCATGGAGTGTTCATGTCACCTACAAAATTCAAGAGGAGGCCGGAGGCATCGCTCAAGCGCTGGGACTTGCAGAATCGTTCGTAGGCCCGGGAGAAAAGCTTTTGGTCCTGCTTGGCGATAATCTGTTTGAGGATTCACTGAAGACTGTCGTGAACGAATTCGAGACTAGTGACAAAGGTGCAGAGGTGTTTTTGAAAAAAGTAGCGGATCCACGAAGGTACGGTGTGCCCGTGCTGGAGAACGGCCTGATTTCTAGTATTCAGGAGAAACCGGAACAACCGCCTTCCGAGTATGCCGTCACTGGAATGTATCTGTACGATTCCGATGTTTTTGAAATCATCCGCAGCTTGAAGCCTTCCGCTAGAGGCGAGCTGGAGATTACGGACGTGAACAACGTATATGCAGGTCAAGGACGCCTGGGGTATAGACTTCTGACGGGATGGTGGACCGATGCTGGAACGCAGCTGTCGCTACTGGACGCTGGACTTTGGCTGTCAGGGAATGGGAATGCATAA
- a CDS encoding SDR family oxidoreductase encodes MNILITGAGEQLGRDLLRVLGQAYACTAFTQKELDICDPRAVQKTVDDVKPDVVINAAAYSQVNQAEEAAEEAYRINALGVSHLAIASDAAGAKLVHVSTDDVFDGSKGEPHDEMIQSNLTIFGKSKLLGEQFVKAVCPRHFIVRSLAENQETIKLVDDSFDSSTYTIHLAECIGRLITTERYGTYLVFETSTGGLFTYGLDSSKSERRHSV; translated from the coding sequence ATGAACATCTTAATTACAGGTGCCGGAGAACAGCTCGGACGAGACCTTCTTCGTGTTCTCGGGCAAGCGTATGCGTGTACGGCTTTTACTCAGAAGGAGCTCGATATCTGCGACCCGCGAGCTGTGCAGAAGACAGTTGATGATGTCAAGCCCGACGTTGTTATCAATGCTGCTGCCTACTCGCAAGTGAATCAGGCGGAGGAGGCTGCTGAGGAAGCTTACCGGATCAATGCGCTGGGAGTCAGCCATTTGGCGATTGCTTCGGATGCGGCTGGTGCAAAGCTGGTGCATGTTAGCACGGATGATGTGTTTGACGGTTCCAAGGGAGAGCCCCATGACGAAATGATTCAGAGCAATCTCACTATCTTTGGCAAATCGAAGCTGCTAGGGGAGCAGTTCGTGAAGGCGGTGTGCCCCCGGCATTTCATTGTGCGTTCGCTCGCAGAGAATCAAGAGACGATCAAGTTGGTTGACGATTCATTCGACTCCTCTACGTATACGATTCACTTGGCGGAGTGCATCGGAAGATTAATTACGACTGAGCGGTATGGAACCTATCTGGTATTTGAAACCAGTACTGGAGGACTTTTTACGTACGGTCTGGATTCATCCAAATCTGAGAGGAGGCATTCCGTTTGA
- a CDS encoding glycosyltransferase family 61 protein has translation MINRPTDYYYWMKDWAVSSGYALSDVYCEIAVNAKFPTFVATIPRGRVYGDSGTVISPNNVLIWEVSYDWSNDPHKHPIFLTQTLPQTEFMSGNIAVLTKVGYTNYYHWMYDVLPRIYLLSCSRIPVDKYIVSENLQPFQYETLGMLGITADRLIYSNKQTHIEAERLIAPSIGFGQKWVYHFLRSEFLSQEPRPSRRLYISRGHSVGRTLTNEEEVIQFLQSYGFETVYPEHLPVKEQIKLFSEAAYVISPTGSALTNLTFCSSQTKVLEFFSPHFIVHDIKRICDYGGMQHVAYTGIGSRPPSYEGIPWYWAGLDNIYVSIPDLKHLCNQMGL, from the coding sequence TTGATTAACAGGCCAACGGATTATTATTACTGGATGAAAGACTGGGCCGTCAGCTCGGGATATGCGTTATCGGATGTATACTGCGAGATTGCCGTGAACGCCAAGTTTCCAACCTTCGTCGCTACGATTCCCCGGGGCAGGGTATACGGTGACAGCGGAACCGTGATATCTCCTAATAATGTGTTGATTTGGGAAGTTTCCTATGATTGGAGCAACGATCCTCACAAACATCCGATTTTTCTCACTCAAACGTTACCGCAGACCGAATTTATGTCCGGAAATATTGCAGTTCTTACGAAAGTCGGCTACACCAACTACTATCATTGGATGTATGATGTCTTGCCCCGTATTTATCTGCTTTCCTGCAGCAGGATACCTGTAGATAAATACATCGTGAGCGAAAATTTACAACCATTCCAGTATGAAACGCTTGGGATGCTTGGCATTACAGCGGACCGTTTGATCTACAGCAATAAGCAAACTCATATCGAAGCTGAACGGCTAATCGCGCCATCGATCGGATTCGGACAGAAGTGGGTCTATCATTTCTTAAGAAGCGAATTTCTCTCTCAGGAGCCAAGACCTTCAAGAAGATTGTATATAAGCCGCGGGCATTCGGTCGGAAGAACCTTAACGAATGAAGAGGAGGTCATTCAGTTCTTGCAATCGTATGGGTTTGAGACCGTCTACCCAGAGCATTTGCCGGTAAAAGAACAAATCAAACTGTTCTCGGAAGCCGCATATGTAATCTCGCCTACCGGAAGCGCGCTTACGAATCTGACCTTCTGCAGCTCGCAGACCAAGGTGCTTGAGTTCTTTTCTCCCCATTTTATTGTCCATGACATTAAACGTATATGCGATTACGGAGGGATGCAGCATGTTGCTTACACGGGAATCGGCTCCCGGCCTCCCAGCTATGAAGGGATTCCGTGGTATTGGGCGGGTCTTGACAACATATACGTTTCGATCCCTGACCTTAAGCACCTGTGCAATCAAATGGGTTTATAG
- a CDS encoding glycosyltransferase family 4 protein: MKILLATFWGLPHVGGVDLYIRQLKLGLEQRGHQVDILCRYPDGSGYSILNKQRHLPRKSLYSSVESNIKTYFRENLTGLDPIIQDAETEQYCYELGAAYLGVDSYDLIHAQDVISARALFRIKRPQTALVTTIHGHLAGEWFLSLLRQGDLENPQRKERLWQYAVMREQLGLNSADAATLPTQWMKQMLVHDFAIPMDKLTVVPNGIDIRGFTDQLHGETDMRASWKKVIICPARFDVIKGHKYLIRALAKLKRDRDDWVCWLVGSGGLEFNLRELVKLHAIEEDVAFLGTRRDVPALLRQSDIFVLPSLQDNHPYAVMEAQVAGKAVIVSDAGGMPEMVAHGETGLVFPVGNDDQLYQYLCALLNDEQLRHHLSSQAMHVGIERWSLDVMMSRMDAVYEMALTRKRERTGGI, encoded by the coding sequence ATGAAAATTCTCCTGGCCACCTTCTGGGGTCTGCCTCATGTTGGAGGAGTGGATCTCTATATTCGACAGCTGAAGCTGGGACTGGAACAACGCGGCCATCAGGTGGATATTCTATGCCGGTATCCGGATGGCAGCGGGTATTCAATCTTGAACAAACAACGACACCTTCCGAGAAAATCGCTTTATTCCTCCGTGGAGTCGAACATAAAGACCTATTTCAGGGAGAACCTAACCGGCCTGGATCCCATTATTCAGGATGCTGAGACGGAGCAGTACTGCTATGAGCTGGGGGCGGCTTATTTAGGCGTGGACTCCTATGATCTCATCCACGCGCAGGATGTCATCTCCGCACGGGCATTGTTTCGGATCAAGAGGCCGCAAACCGCGCTGGTTACTACGATCCACGGGCATCTGGCAGGCGAATGGTTTCTTTCTTTGCTTAGACAAGGGGACCTGGAGAATCCGCAGCGCAAGGAACGGCTGTGGCAATATGCCGTCATGCGAGAACAGCTTGGATTAAACAGCGCAGATGCCGCTACTTTGCCGACACAGTGGATGAAACAGATGTTGGTCCACGATTTTGCCATTCCCATGGATAAGTTAACGGTTGTCCCTAATGGAATCGATATTAGGGGCTTCACGGACCAGTTACATGGAGAAACCGATATGCGTGCTTCGTGGAAGAAGGTCATCATCTGTCCAGCTCGCTTTGATGTCATCAAAGGTCATAAGTATCTCATACGGGCGCTTGCCAAATTAAAAAGGGACAGAGACGATTGGGTGTGCTGGCTTGTCGGCAGCGGCGGGTTGGAATTCAATTTGCGCGAGCTCGTGAAGCTGCATGCTATCGAGGAAGACGTCGCGTTTCTGGGAACGCGAAGAGATGTGCCGGCACTGCTTAGGCAATCTGATATATTTGTCCTTCCGAGCCTGCAGGACAATCACCCGTATGCGGTCATGGAAGCGCAAGTGGCCGGCAAAGCAGTCATCGTTTCCGATGCCGGGGGCATGCCCGAAATGGTCGCGCACGGAGAAACGGGATTGGTGTTTCCGGTAGGCAATGACGATCAGCTTTATCAATATTTGTGTGCGCTCTTGAACGATGAACAGCTGCGCCATCATCTTTCTTCGCAAGCGATGCATGTTGGAATCGAACGTTGGTCGCTGGACGTCATGATGTCCAGGATGGATGCTGTTTACGAAATGGCGCTGACTCGGAAACGAGAAAGAACTGGAGGCATATGA
- a CDS encoding glycosyltransferase, producing MSGKTVAVTRIRRRKRRKKSADKQWFPIPKPPGKETVATRLKVMLFSHICGERFITGAEKYLSLLAKEMSSHAECTLVVPGDGILKREAEANGIRTVIEPFSLLWSIYRPDGELERAEASVLAEGKHTMLIQMLQLYRPDLVIVNSCVNALPAMAAKLLGIPVVWMIHEIIQEHAAAPQSVHFINRYADFIVGVSNHSLAMFRGTVPDEKLMLLPPSNPVCEEHSLPWVRTNEELKKRFRFPDHKHLIGYISAGVQREKGLEHFLLMAFKLCAEQKDLCFLCIASPAGDADYERYCRALVEQSEYRDRFRLLGFQPDIESMYPLMDVVVVPSLVDEGFGMIALEALLFGKKTVAYRSGGLEEILTAAGQESMLVDKGDIGGLSSKVKEGLLTQSADVDVDRVTRCFGMEAYRARLRSFMSMLGLLSAKADIQGATANIKALKPGRLYRGHLTPSAYLLELGTKRPFASPEAFSHFGFRLSDVFVVLEQRLFAYPVGLVIRQDPLSYPPFSRVIRKGRGKRKGRKNRKGKQIRTGKPVRKYKARRRKRKSA from the coding sequence ATGAGCGGAAAAACGGTGGCTGTAACTAGAATAAGAAGGCGAAAGCGTAGAAAGAAATCCGCAGACAAGCAATGGTTCCCCATCCCGAAGCCCCCAGGCAAAGAAACCGTTGCAACCCGCTTGAAGGTCATGCTGTTCTCGCACATCTGCGGCGAGCGATTCATTACCGGTGCGGAAAAATATTTGTCTTTGCTGGCGAAGGAGATGTCTTCTCACGCAGAATGCACACTGGTCGTGCCGGGGGACGGTATCTTGAAGAGGGAAGCTGAGGCGAACGGGATTCGAACCGTGATCGAACCCTTCTCTTTGCTATGGTCGATCTACCGTCCTGATGGTGAGCTTGAGCGGGCGGAAGCCTCTGTCTTAGCCGAAGGAAAGCATACCATGCTCATTCAAATGCTTCAGCTGTACAGACCTGACCTCGTCATTGTGAACAGCTGCGTGAACGCGCTGCCCGCCATGGCGGCCAAATTGCTAGGTATTCCGGTGGTTTGGATGATCCATGAGATCATTCAAGAACATGCAGCTGCCCCGCAATCCGTTCATTTTATCAATCGGTATGCCGACTTTATCGTAGGCGTCTCCAATCATTCGCTCGCTATGTTCCGAGGAACCGTTCCGGACGAGAAGCTCATGCTTCTTCCTCCGTCCAATCCGGTTTGCGAGGAACACTCGCTGCCGTGGGTCCGAACGAATGAGGAGTTAAAGAAGAGATTCCGATTCCCAGATCACAAGCATCTGATCGGTTATATTTCGGCAGGCGTGCAGCGGGAGAAGGGCTTGGAGCATTTTCTGCTCATGGCCTTCAAGCTTTGTGCAGAGCAGAAGGATCTTTGTTTCTTATGTATCGCAAGTCCTGCCGGCGATGCCGACTATGAACGATACTGCCGAGCTCTGGTAGAACAGTCGGAATACAGAGACCGCTTCCGGTTGCTGGGCTTCCAGCCCGACATCGAGAGTATGTATCCCTTGATGGATGTTGTTGTCGTTCCGAGCTTAGTCGATGAAGGCTTCGGCATGATCGCGCTGGAAGCTTTGTTATTCGGGAAGAAGACGGTTGCTTATCGATCGGGTGGGTTGGAAGAAATTTTAACGGCGGCAGGCCAGGAGAGCATGCTGGTAGATAAGGGAGATATCGGCGGGCTTTCTAGCAAAGTAAAAGAAGGGCTTCTTACGCAGTCCGCGGATGTTGATGTCGATCGGGTGACGCGGTGCTTCGGAATGGAGGCCTATCGGGCCAGATTGAGATCTTTTATGAGCATGCTCGGTCTGTTGTCTGCAAAGGCCGATATACAAGGAGCTACAGCAAATATTAAGGCACTGAAGCCAGGCCGGCTATACCGGGGGCATTTAACCCCGTCCGCGTATCTGCTGGAGCTGGGTACGAAGCGGCCGTTTGCTTCGCCAGAAGCCTTCAGTCACTTCGGATTCCGTTTGTCCGATGTATTTGTCGTGCTGGAGCAAAGGCTCTTCGCATACCCCGTTGGGCTCGTGATCCGGCAAGATCCTCTATCCTATCCTCCTTTTAGCCGAGTAATACGGAAAGGGCGCGGGAAGAGAAAGGGTAGAAAGAATCGCAAAGGAAAACAGATTCGCACAGGAAAACCGGTACGAAAATACAAGGCGCGCAGAAGAAAGCGAAAATCCGCCTAA
- a CDS encoding glycosyltransferase family 4 protein: MRILLATYWGLPSVGGLEKYVLQLKRGLEARGHVVDIFCRLPDDSGFHMLNKGLVLAKSYIRPMISAKADTYFANHLPGLDHEVKSMEIDKYCYEAAAAHFSPAIYDIIHTQDVISARAFARIRSAHTALVSTIHGCLSTESLARHQADGVAHDAFRRTPLWYYYGLIEHLGVMQNHETIMPTEWLKGIMSRDFQVPDDRMTTVPNGMDIEEFLLKMNQSTVTPDTGGKKVILCSARFDPVKGHFHLLRALVRLKQVRNDWVCWLAGNGQLEGRMKEQAEAYGLQNEVVFLGNREDIPALLNQSDIFVLPSLQDNHPYAIMEAHVAGKAVVVSNAGGIPEMVAHEKTGLIFPAGNDQDLFGNLLAVLSEDDLRRRLGEQSKAFGLQHWSLPAMTERILAIYEKALQKRWR, translated from the coding sequence ATGCGCATTCTGCTTGCCACCTATTGGGGGCTTCCTTCTGTGGGCGGATTGGAGAAATATGTGCTGCAGCTGAAGCGAGGATTGGAAGCTCGGGGACATGTTGTGGATATTTTCTGCAGATTGCCTGATGACTCCGGCTTTCACATGCTAAACAAGGGCTTGGTTTTGGCTAAAAGCTATATCCGGCCCATGATTTCAGCCAAAGCGGATACTTACTTCGCGAACCACCTCCCCGGGCTAGATCATGAAGTCAAATCTATGGAAATCGATAAATATTGCTATGAGGCTGCCGCAGCCCATTTCAGCCCGGCAATCTATGACATTATTCATACGCAGGACGTGATTTCCGCAAGGGCATTCGCTCGGATCCGCAGCGCCCACACAGCGCTCGTTTCTACGATACACGGGTGCCTCTCGACCGAAAGTCTTGCTAGACATCAAGCGGATGGCGTTGCGCATGACGCTTTTCGTAGAACCCCGCTCTGGTATTACTACGGTCTTATCGAGCACCTTGGTGTTATGCAGAATCATGAAACCATTATGCCGACAGAGTGGCTTAAAGGGATTATGAGCCGAGACTTTCAAGTCCCGGACGATCGGATGACAACGGTCCCAAACGGAATGGATATCGAGGAGTTCCTGCTTAAAATGAACCAATCTACTGTTACGCCTGATACCGGTGGGAAGAAGGTAATTCTATGCTCTGCCCGCTTTGACCCGGTCAAAGGACATTTTCATTTACTTCGGGCTCTAGTCCGCTTAAAGCAGGTCAGAAACGATTGGGTGTGCTGGCTAGCGGGAAATGGGCAATTGGAAGGAAGGATGAAGGAGCAAGCTGAAGCCTACGGACTTCAGAACGAAGTCGTATTCCTTGGTAATCGCGAGGATATTCCGGCTCTGCTCAATCAATCGGATATTTTCGTGCTTCCGAGTTTGCAGGATAATCACCCCTACGCCATTATGGAAGCTCATGTTGCCGGGAAGGCGGTAGTCGTGTCCAATGCCGGCGGCATCCCGGAGATGGTGGCGCATGAGAAGACCGGCCTGATCTTTCCTGCTGGGAACGATCAGGATCTATTCGGTAATCTGCTTGCCGTTCTCAGCGAGGACGATCTTAGACGGCGGCTTGGGGAACAATCTAAGGCGTTTGGCTTGCAGCATTGGTCTCTTCCCGCAATGACCGAAAGAATCTTAGCGATCTACGAGAAAGCACTCCAAAAGAGATGGAGGTAA
- a CDS encoding nucleotide sugar dehydrogenase — MQPNERCKIAIIGLGYVGLPLARIFLEKGHLVIGVDTDQSKIKQLQMLQPYLSDLTRKDLKEMFAGRRFHVGVSYEAIAEADCIILCVPTPTNEAAMPDLSYVFQAMRQAVPYLRPGHLVVLESSTYPGTTEEELKPFIEQRGYKVGIDVFLAYSPERIDPGQKRSALQKIPKVVGGVTAACTQYASLIYGEVFDEVVIVSNARTAEMTKLVENCQRFVNISFMNDLVKLCEAMEISIWEVIRAARTKPYGFTPYYPGPGVGGHCIPVDPMYLLWKAKQFNISLPFIELSHQVNEEMPDYIMARTAKSLHPLTLDQCSIMVVGVTYKKDVNDLRESMALKVFELLMKQGAQMSFYDPYIAELHIMGTTFVRTPLTSRNVMRKDCLLILTDHSSVQYDELAKHAKLIVDTRNATEGVKDKSKIVLL, encoded by the coding sequence ATGCAGCCTAATGAGCGCTGTAAGATCGCCATCATCGGGCTCGGATATGTTGGGCTGCCGCTGGCCAGAATTTTTTTGGAAAAAGGCCATCTCGTCATAGGCGTTGATACAGACCAGAGTAAGATCAAGCAGCTTCAGATGCTGCAGCCCTACTTATCCGATTTAACCCGCAAGGATCTCAAAGAAATGTTTGCCGGCAGACGGTTTCATGTAGGCGTTTCATACGAAGCCATTGCTGAGGCTGACTGTATCATTCTCTGCGTGCCGACTCCGACCAATGAAGCGGCGATGCCCGACTTGTCCTATGTGTTTCAAGCCATGAGGCAGGCGGTACCCTACTTGCGTCCGGGACATCTAGTAGTTCTAGAGAGCTCTACCTATCCGGGCACGACGGAGGAGGAACTGAAACCGTTTATTGAACAACGAGGGTATAAGGTCGGCATCGATGTATTCCTGGCTTATTCGCCCGAACGAATCGACCCTGGCCAGAAGAGATCCGCTTTGCAGAAGATTCCCAAAGTGGTCGGAGGGGTGACCGCTGCCTGCACGCAGTACGCGTCGCTGATTTACGGAGAGGTCTTTGATGAAGTGGTCATCGTATCTAATGCAAGAACGGCGGAGATGACGAAGCTGGTTGAAAACTGCCAGCGTTTCGTGAATATCTCCTTTATGAATGATTTGGTTAAGTTATGCGAAGCCATGGAGATCAGCATATGGGAGGTTATTAGAGCAGCGCGCACGAAACCTTATGGCTTTACGCCGTATTACCCCGGCCCAGGCGTAGGGGGACACTGCATTCCCGTGGATCCCATGTATTTGCTATGGAAGGCAAAGCAATTTAACATTTCCTTGCCTTTCATCGAGTTAAGTCATCAAGTGAATGAAGAAATGCCCGACTATATCATGGCTCGGACGGCGAAAAGTCTTCACCCGCTTACACTGGACCAGTGCAGTATTATGGTGGTTGGCGTCACGTACAAGAAGGATGTCAACGATCTCCGTGAATCCATGGCATTGAAAGTGTTCGAGCTGCTGATGAAGCAGGGGGCCCAAATGAGCTTCTACGATCCTTATATAGCCGAACTTCATATCATGGGAACAACATTCGTACGGACTCCGCTGACGAGCAGAAATGTAATGCGAAAAGACTGTCTGCTTATTCTAACGGATCATTCTTCGGTTCAATACGACGAACTCGCCAAGCATGCGAAGTTAATTGTAGATACACGAAATGCGACGGAAGGCGTGAAAGACAAATCGAAAATCGTCTTGCTCTGA